One Fibrobacter sp. UWB16 DNA window includes the following coding sequences:
- a CDS encoding alginate lyase family protein, with the protein MGLSNAPVNLPKSSVIDDPSAHLHYPVFEKSIDIFKPIDWHLDVSTARTFPKSFAHKIDIRSDKYGSAKHVWEVNRMQFMLHIAMLYKKSGDAKYLDLFCYHLLSWKNANPYMVGVNWYSNIEVNLRLICWYFCWQVFDVENLCASNTVFSHFVDSVWQPLIFEHAEYSYNHPSLCSSANNHLISEYAGLFVAACKWNIPNRDARLKYAQAGLEREILLQNTTEGVNREEAAEYIQFIDDFFLIAAVAGRHAGAEFSKAYNERLHEMARYMNAFLDCNFNYPMYGDGDDGFVLRPDVGGHFNNFKSLLVSFATYFEDASLKRANNDWDEKNELLFGATGREKFKSLMVADEQESLGRNHFCPESGHFIFRKAVKSCDDVKRAGDFTGVRETYLHFDAAPLGFLSIAAHGHADALSFILHVDGNPVIVDPGTFTYHTHKDLRSYFVSTLAHNTVCVNGKNQALQAGPTMWLSHYHCKTLNVVEDFVEATHDGYRKDGVKHVRKIEYNREKDEFTITDTLYGRAPFTAEIPFHLYPTADVLLKGSLATVEVPGARRVQIALDEKLSYSIREDGWYSEHFGDKEPARYLYAKIECRDSVEIVTKISVL; encoded by the coding sequence ATGGGTTTGTCCAATGCCCCGGTGAATTTGCCAAAATCATCTGTGATTGATGACCCATCGGCGCATTTGCATTATCCGGTATTTGAAAAGTCAATCGATATTTTTAAACCGATTGACTGGCATCTGGATGTTTCGACAGCGCGAACATTCCCGAAGTCTTTTGCGCATAAGATCGATATCCGTAGTGACAAGTACGGTAGCGCAAAACATGTGTGGGAAGTGAACCGCATGCAGTTTATGCTGCATATTGCGATGCTTTATAAAAAAAGCGGTGATGCAAAGTATTTGGATCTGTTCTGCTATCATTTGTTGAGCTGGAAAAACGCAAACCCGTACATGGTGGGGGTCAACTGGTATAGCAATATCGAAGTCAATCTGCGGTTGATCTGCTGGTATTTTTGCTGGCAAGTTTTTGATGTCGAAAATCTCTGTGCATCGAATACGGTGTTTTCGCATTTTGTTGATTCTGTCTGGCAGCCGCTCATTTTTGAACATGCGGAATATTCGTATAATCATCCGTCGCTTTGCTCTTCGGCTAATAACCATTTGATTTCGGAATATGCAGGCTTGTTTGTGGCTGCTTGCAAATGGAACATCCCGAATCGGGATGCTCGCTTGAAGTATGCGCAGGCTGGGCTTGAACGCGAAATTCTTTTGCAGAATACCACAGAAGGTGTAAATCGCGAAGAGGCTGCCGAGTACATCCAGTTTATAGACGATTTCTTCTTGATTGCCGCTGTCGCAGGGCGCCATGCTGGTGCTGAATTTTCGAAAGCTTACAATGAGCGTTTGCATGAAATGGCGCGTTACATGAATGCGTTTTTAGATTGCAATTTCAATTACCCGATGTACGGTGATGGCGATGACGGCTTTGTACTCCGCCCTGATGTTGGGGGGCATTTCAACAACTTCAAGTCGTTGCTTGTTTCGTTTGCAACTTACTTTGAAGATGCTTCGCTCAAACGCGCAAATAATGATTGGGATGAAAAGAATGAATTGCTGTTCGGTGCTACAGGTCGCGAAAAGTTTAAATCGCTCATGGTTGCGGATGAACAAGAATCGCTTGGCCGCAATCATTTTTGCCCGGAAAGCGGACATTTTATTTTCCGCAAGGCCGTAAAATCTTGTGACGATGTGAAACGCGCAGGCGATTTTACGGGTGTGCGCGAGACGTATCTGCATTTTGATGCGGCCCCGCTTGGCTTTTTAAGCATTGCCGCTCATGGCCATGCCGATGCGCTTAGCTTTATTCTGCATGTCGATGGCAACCCCGTGATTGTCGACCCGGGTACGTTTACGTACCATACGCATAAGGATTTACGTAGTTACTTTGTAAGTACGCTTGCGCACAATACGGTTTGCGTGAACGGTAAAAATCAGGCTTTGCAGGCGGGCCCTACCATGTGGCTTTCGCACTACCATTGCAAAACGTTGAATGTTGTCGAGGACTTTGTCGAAGCGACGCACGATGGCTACCGCAAGGATGGCGTGAAGCATGTCCGCAAAATCGAATACAATCGTGAAAAGGATGAATTCACGATTACGGATACATTGTATGGGCGCGCGCCGTTTACGGCGGAAATCCCGTTCCATTTATATCCGACTGCGGATGTGCTGCTGAAGGGGTCTTTGGCTACGGTTGAGGTGCCTGGGGCCCGTCGCGTTCAGATTGCTCTTGACGAGAAACTTTCGTATTCCATTCGTGAAGACGGCTGGTATTCTGAGCACTTTGGCGATAAGGAACCGGCGCGATACCTATAT
- a CDS encoding TIGR02171 family protein encodes MEKTSYLFILFLLLVGGCENHTLDISEDKPEAIDGMIFVQGGIATLGSNDPEFKASERPAMKVKLDYDFYLAIHELTCGEYRALAKEQKLKDFGKCENDSLPLANVTYYDAVLYANAKSKSENRDTSYTYSKATYDSEGHCTYLDAFVFHPEIKAYRLPTEAEWVLATSKGWNPAKFSWNANNSEYRAHDVCSAGADAFGFCDLAGNVKEWVNDWAGHFQDTTVTNYVGSLDGGDLGERVLKGGFYSEKPSEMNTVARGDDYTVEASTRAERIGFRLAFGQIPSPTWLDANGKAKTSVVSALADAAALKKLTGTYNAILVFRNDISGNLAYINYNAGNLSVTEIYDSIEVYHPDISPDGKHVAFCTKPEGISGISELYVRDLNAKGTHRIKLDIKSAAIPRWRIQDNGDTVIVYVTDAGNNKDESAFKETSTWQVKFENGKFGTPKKLFNGAYHGGISEDNTLAISGARLLRARLAKKGSTITEKARDTIWYDKQQACNASLAQDRSKRTAFLDFSGEPGEDFVGESYTTHERIFIADSTGKLIQSIKSPKSYTFDHSEWASNGETSNIVATLTNINGAHTQIVLVNPSDSSILELAEGVELWHPCLWVEHKTQSSQDASSEFVLDPDSAGVYYTSNASARALKWRYKMEVLWQHKDSANIAIMGSSRAYYGLDPTLFSAPIYAINIAMVENTIQGVLSFANNYIIPHIKKLKCIILSTDLDRFNSRGGFWNKEAWTLPGYAYDRNHDFWSINFPESLLEKTKKGLGDEEYVKKMLPYKGYWHHASYDWNENPSPSNDSNWFDLDSTRFYSNLKDLESLIELAEEHNIWVIAVEVPQNPNYNKTGAYGKYGLRRSIAPRLLKSINNLSTTHSNFIFIDEYNMGENDYTSGVSNDDDHLGDKGAELLTFRIDSLIKTLDIEFKSSK; translated from the coding sequence ATGGAAAAAACGAGCTATCTATTTATTCTGTTTTTATTGCTAGTGGGGGGCTGCGAAAACCATACCCTAGACATATCCGAAGATAAGCCAGAAGCTATTGACGGCATGATATTTGTCCAAGGCGGCATAGCCACACTCGGCAGCAACGATCCTGAATTCAAGGCCTCGGAACGCCCAGCCATGAAGGTTAAGCTGGATTACGACTTTTATCTCGCCATTCATGAATTGACCTGCGGAGAATACCGCGCTTTAGCCAAAGAGCAAAAACTTAAAGATTTCGGCAAATGCGAAAACGACAGTCTACCACTTGCAAACGTCACCTACTACGACGCAGTTCTTTACGCCAACGCCAAAAGCAAATCTGAAAATCGCGACACATCATACACATACTCCAAAGCGACATACGATAGCGAAGGGCACTGCACGTATTTAGATGCATTCGTATTCCATCCAGAAATAAAAGCCTACCGACTTCCCACCGAAGCCGAATGGGTTCTAGCGACATCAAAGGGCTGGAACCCAGCAAAGTTCAGTTGGAACGCAAACAACTCGGAATACCGCGCTCATGACGTATGCAGTGCGGGCGCAGACGCATTCGGGTTCTGCGACCTCGCCGGTAATGTAAAAGAATGGGTGAACGACTGGGCTGGGCATTTTCAAGACACGACCGTAACAAACTACGTCGGCTCCCTTGATGGAGGCGACCTAGGCGAGCGCGTACTCAAAGGCGGCTTTTATTCAGAGAAGCCTTCCGAAATGAATACCGTTGCCCGCGGCGATGACTACACCGTTGAAGCATCGACGCGCGCAGAACGCATCGGATTCAGACTTGCATTCGGTCAAATACCATCCCCAACTTGGCTTGACGCTAACGGCAAGGCAAAGACAAGCGTCGTATCCGCATTGGCAGACGCAGCCGCTCTCAAAAAATTAACCGGCACTTACAACGCAATTCTCGTCTTCCGCAATGATATCAGCGGAAACCTAGCCTACATCAACTACAACGCAGGAAACTTATCCGTAACAGAAATTTACGACTCCATCGAAGTCTATCATCCCGATATTTCTCCTGATGGAAAGCATGTCGCATTTTGCACCAAGCCCGAGGGAATCTCAGGAATATCAGAACTCTACGTGCGAGACCTGAACGCCAAAGGTACACATCGCATAAAACTGGATATCAAAAGCGCCGCCATCCCGCGTTGGCGTATTCAAGACAACGGCGACACCGTTATTGTTTACGTCACCGACGCCGGCAACAACAAAGACGAATCCGCATTCAAGGAAACGTCCACATGGCAAGTTAAATTTGAAAACGGCAAATTCGGCACACCTAAAAAACTTTTCAACGGAGCCTATCACGGAGGCATCAGCGAAGACAACACGCTAGCCATTTCAGGGGCTCGCCTCCTCCGTGCGCGTCTTGCTAAAAAGGGCTCGACCATTACAGAAAAAGCACGCGATACAATTTGGTACGACAAACAGCAAGCATGCAATGCTTCACTCGCCCAAGACAGAAGCAAACGCACGGCATTTCTCGACTTTAGCGGAGAGCCCGGCGAAGATTTTGTCGGGGAAAGCTATACCACACACGAGCGCATTTTCATCGCCGATAGCACAGGCAAATTAATCCAAAGCATTAAGTCCCCCAAGAGTTATACATTCGACCACAGCGAATGGGCAAGCAACGGAGAAACATCCAACATCGTTGCCACACTCACTAACATAAACGGCGCTCACACACAAATCGTACTTGTAAATCCTTCTGACAGTAGCATCCTTGAACTTGCTGAAGGAGTAGAACTTTGGCACCCGTGCCTTTGGGTCGAACACAAAACACAATCGTCCCAAGATGCAAGCAGCGAGTTCGTTCTTGACCCCGACAGCGCCGGCGTTTATTACACATCAAACGCAAGTGCTAGAGCCTTAAAATGGCGATATAAAATGGAGGTTCTATGGCAACATAAAGATTCCGCCAATATTGCTATTATGGGATCATCTCGTGCATACTACGGTCTCGACCCCACACTTTTCTCGGCTCCAATTTATGCAATTAATATCGCTATGGTAGAAAATACTATACAAGGAGTACTAAGTTTTGCCAATAATTATATCATTCCTCACATTAAAAAACTTAAATGCATCATTCTCAGCACTGATTTAGATAGATTCAACTCTCGTGGAGGGTTTTGGAATAAAGAAGCATGGACTTTGCCCGGATACGCGTACGATCGAAACCATGACTTTTGGTCAATTAATTTTCCTGAAAGCCTTCTAGAAAAAACAAAAAAAGGGTTAGGTGACGAGGAGTATGTAAAAAAGATGTTGCCTTATAAAGGGTATTGGCACCATGCAAGTTATGATTGGAATGAAAATCCATCGCCCTCCAATGATAGCAATTGGTTTGATTTAGATTCAACTCGTTTTTACAGCAATTTAAAAGATTTAGAATCCTTGATTGAGTTAGCTGAAGAACACAACATCTGGGTTATAGCCGTCGAGGTTCCACAGAATCCAAATTACAACAAAACAGGCGCGTATGGGAAATATGGACTTAGAAGAAGTATTGCGCCAAGATTACTCAAATCTATCAATAATTTATCAACGACCCACTCCAACTTTATTTTTATAGATGAATACAACATGGGCGAAAACGACTACACAAGCGGTGTTTCCAATGACGATGATCACCTGGGAGATAAAGGGGCAGAACTTTTAACTTTCCGTATAGATTCCCTTATCAAAACTCTAGACATAGAATTCAAAAGTTCAAAATGA